One Candidatus Eisenbacteria bacterium genomic window carries:
- a CDS encoding zf-HC2 domain-containing protein — protein MTDRWTNLLTDHLDGDLSAAESRALEQHLESCADCRLVLAQLRQVKQAARALADPPVPDDLWAGIASRIGPAGSASGRSAESGRVTRLPARRPATAWTWAMAAGIALLLVSAVTLVHFLRTPADGSAPSLAAADSATAGPARLATFDADAVEGEIADLQTALEKGRGKLDPKTIAVLEKNLTLIRQATEDARRALAADPANQDLRNYFASNVHRKLELMRRATSLAGV, from the coding sequence ATGACGGACCGCTGGACGAACCTGCTCACGGATCATCTCGACGGCGACCTGAGCGCCGCCGAGTCCCGCGCGCTCGAGCAGCACCTCGAATCCTGCGCGGACTGCCGACTCGTTCTCGCGCAACTGCGACAGGTGAAACAGGCGGCCCGCGCGCTCGCGGACCCGCCGGTTCCGGACGATCTCTGGGCGGGGATCGCTTCTCGAATCGGGCCGGCGGGATCCGCGAGCGGGCGGTCCGCGGAGTCCGGACGCGTGACTCGACTCCCGGCGCGCCGGCCCGCGACCGCCTGGACCTGGGCGATGGCGGCGGGCATCGCGCTGCTGCTCGTGTCCGCCGTCACCCTCGTCCACTTCCTGCGCACCCCGGCGGATGGGAGCGCGCCGAGCCTGGCCGCCGCCGACTCGGCCACGGCCGGCCCGGCCCGGCTGGCCACGTTCGACGCCGACGCGGTCGAGGGCGAGATCGCCGATCTGCAGACCGCGCTCGAGAAGGGCCGGGGCAAGCTCGACCCCAAGACCATCGCGGTGCTCGAGAAGAACCTCACGCTCATCCGGCAGGCGACCGAGGACGCCCGGCGCGCGCTCGCGGCCGATCCCGCGAACCAGGACCTGCGGAACTACTTCGCCTCGAACGTCCACCGGAAGCTGGAGCTGATGCGGCGCGCCACCTCACTGGCGGGGGTCTGA